The Deltaproteobacteria bacterium genomic interval GATCGCATTATAGATATTCACGGAATTGGGGATGATCTGAAAAAGAGACCTGATCTGGGGGTTAATATCCCGATTCATGAGGATCGATTCAATCCCGACATAACTCCTGAAGCTACGGAACGGCAGTCCCCCCTGGGCATATTTTTTACGGTCAAACCAGCGGATCCCCGGAAGATTACAGGTTCCGGCATAACAGCCGGTCAGAAACGGAAGATAGGCAGGGCCTGTCGTTGAGGGGAATGTAGCGACCGCCGAACGGAACACCCCATTCTTTAGAAGGTGCTTCTCAATCGCGGGAAGGCGTCCCTCTTGGAGGAGCTGGCGAAAAACATCCGGCCGCGCCCCGTCGGCTAGTAAAAGAATGCACCGTTTCATAATAATTACTTTTTTTCCAGATCGTTCAGTTTGGATTGCATACGCCGGATCAGATCCGGGTAGCCGTCTTTCTTGATGATCTTGTCGAACTGGAACTTATAGTTATCCAAAAGGCTCGCCCCTTCGACGATCACGTCAAAAATCTTCCAACCGGAATCAACCTTCTTCAGTTTGTAATCAAGACTGACCTGTATAGTCTCGGAGGGAATATTGACCCGGCTCTCCGTCTGGGCCTTCGTCTTTTCAGAATTGAGAAACTTTTCACCAAGATAAGTGACATAATAGGAGGCCTTGGACGACCCTCCGGATTTACTGCGACTCTGTTCCTTGGAAAAAACCGCCTTTTTTTCCAGAAGACGGGTCATCAGATCCACAAAGGCCTCTTTGTCTCTTTCAGAAAGCGTCTGCCAGTGTTGTGCCAGGGCGAGGCGGCAGAGTTCGCGAATGTCAAACGTCCCATGAATAACCTTCTTCTTGAGTTCTTCATTTTGTCTGATCTCTTCTGGCGTGGAGGCATCCACCTTATAGCTGTCCAGAAGGGTATCTAAGTCCTGGATGGCCCGGGTCGGGGATCCTTCCGAGGCCTGTTTTTTACCCGCCGTTTCGGCAAAGGGTGTGCCACCGAATCCAAAAGAAGCCACCAGCAAAATGACTGCGATCGTTCGTTGAAACATCAGATTCTCCTTTTTATTCTCCGGCAACTCTTCCACTTTTTTGATCCAGCTTGGCGACAGCAACGTTGTAATTAAAAACCGCCTCAAAATATTGTCCACGGGTCGTCAGGAATGACTGCACGGCATCCACCAGGTCCTTTGATTCGGCAAGACCGATATCAAAACTGCTCTGGGTCAGAAAAAGCAGTCTTCGGGACAGTTTTCCGGACTCCTCAGACCTTTCCAGATCGGCCTTGGCGCTCTGCAGGTCCATGTAGGCCTCTTTCAGCTCCAGCGTGATCCCCTTTGTGGCCAATTCTTTCTGAATCTCGGTCTTTTTCACCTCGCTTCGCGCCTGGCGGATTTTTGAGTTCTGCGTGTGGAAATCGAACTGCCCCTTCAACTGCAGGCCGAACCCAGCCCGGGTAAAGTTGAACGGATTGTTAAAATCGTCCGTGGCAATAACCCCGGTCACGTAAGGGGCACGCCCGATCTCAAAAAAGGCCCCCACCCCAAGGTTGGGAGTCCACTTTCGCCTCTCCAGCCGGTAGAGCTTCTCTCTGGCCCCAAGGCCGATTTCCAGAAGTTTAACCTCGGGACGGTGGGTCATCGCCTCATCCCGGTAGGTGTCAAATTTTTCCAGATCCACAGAAACCGGTCTCAAACGGGTATCCTTAATATCGAAGGGGACCGACCGGTCAAGCCCCATCTGGACCTTCAGCGCCTCTCTGGCCAGAATCTTCTTTTTTTCGGATTCTTCAACCTTTTTTTCTAATTCGAGAAGAAAAAGCTTTAATTTGAGAAGTTCCGAGGGGTCGCTTCCCTCTTCCTCCTGTTCCCTCTTCTCCACCTCTTTTTGAACACGCTCGAGAGCGGCATCCAGGAGCCGATCCAGTTCCCTGGCGAGCAAAATCCCATTGTAAAGCTGTTTGACCTTGAAAAGGAGATCCGATTTTTTCTGCTCCTTCTTGAACAACTCGGCCTCAATCCCTGATCGCGCCAGCTCCTGACCCAGTTTGATCTTTCCGAAGGTGGAAAGGGGTGTCCCGATCCCCAGCTTGAACCGGTTAAAAACGGTGATATCCCCGGTGAAGAAGCTCTTGGCGGCATCGTCAACCCGTTGCGGTGTCGGGGCAAGGTTATATTCATACTCAATGATCGGCGACCCGATAATCTTTGCCTCCTGTAATTTCTCTTCAGCAATTTCTTTGTCATAATCACTCGCCTTGAGCTCCTCATTGTGCTGGGCGGCACGGGCCAGACACTCATCCAGATTGAGCCTTAATATCTGATCCTCAGGCACTTTATCAAAACCGTTAAACAGTTTTTCAACCCGGATACGGGCTGGCGGCGGGGGCTCCTTTGTTATATCGGAATCCTGACCACGAACCGGCAGGCCCATAGCGACCAGAAAAAGGATGATAATAATCTTAAGCCTGCTCACCGAAACCTCGCGGCGCCAAAGATCGACTTAATATCCTCGTCAATAATCTGAAAACCGGCCCCGACAAACCAGTCAGGGTCACGCTGTTTGGAGATAAAATCATCAACCCCGGACAGGAGGAAAAAATTGCGTGTCAGATTGGCCCGTCCGTACGCCTTCAAGTGGGGGCGTTGTTGATCCTTCGTCCTGAAGTCAAAGGCAGAAAAGGTGAGCCCAAACGGTCCTACTTTGTAATCGGCCCCCACCCCTCCTGTGGATTCAATGATCCCACCGCGCAGGGTAAAGTCATAAAAACTCTTGGCGAGCTGGGCTGAGATCAAAAGTTTGTTCTTCTCCACAACCTGCTGATCGCTCACAACCTGTGTCGTCACACCGCCGGTCGTCACATCCGTGGTGGTCACACGGCGCCTCGGCGAGGGGTCCGGATCGACAACAAGTTCCAGGAGAAAGGCCTTGTCCGGTCTCGGCTTCAAACCAAGACCAACATAATTTTTCACACTTTTGGAATCTCCCAGATACTCAAGGTGATAACCGATCTCCGCCTGAAGGCGGTTCACCCCCCCCAGCGTCTCCGATAACCCTTTGGTCGCTTCCTTCAGGTTCTCAGCGGTTTCTTCATCGTTGACGAGACGGCCGATCGTCCCCTTTCCCTCGTCAATCTTCCTGGAAATGCTGGAGACATAACCCAAGCTGTTGTTCAGCTTGTCCGAGAGGATAGCAAAGTTGTTCATGATCTGATCCCAGTTCCCCCCCTCTACAAAATGCCTCTTCATCGAACCGGTCACTTCCTTGATATCCTCAGCGATAGCATTTAACTTGGAGGTCAGCTCAGAGAGGTCCACGTAGGGATTGACAGCGGTAATCTGTTCCCCTGCGGCCAGATATCCCTTTCCCGGTGATCCGGGCATCAGATCGATGTAGGTTTCGCCCAAAAACCCCTTGGTCCGGACCTGGGCGGTAACATCTTTTGTCAACTGGACTTCCTTGTTGATGCGGAGCAGGACGTTGGCCTTCCGATTGTCCACCAACTCCAAGCCGGCTACATAGCCGACCTGGACACCGGCAATCTGCACCGGCGTTTTTTTGGTCAGACCGGTTGCTGAATTAAGGACCAGCGAAACCGTATAGGTCCCCTGTGATGAGAGTTTCCGGTCGCTCACCTGGATGGTAGCATAGGCCAGAATCAGGAGACCGATCACGGCAAAAAGACCGATTTTTAAATTCTGCTGTCTCTCTCTGTCACGCATCATCAAACTTTAGTCCTTTCCCTCTAAAAATTGGCGAACGACCGGCAGATCCGATTTTTTTATCTCTTCCGGACTGCCTTGGGCCACAATCCGCCCCTCATGAAGCAGAGCCACTTTATCGGCAATAAAGAATGTGGATTCAATATCATGGCTGATGACCACGGAGGTTATCTTCAAACGCCCCGGCATCTCCACAATAAGTCGGTTGATGGCACTGGTCATGATCGGATCCAGGCCTGTGGTTGGCTCATCGTACAAAATAATTTTTGGTTCTAACGCAATGGCCCTGGCAAGTCCAACCCTTTTTCGCATCCCGCCCGAAAGTTCAGAGGGCCTCCTGTCCTCTATCCCAGAAAGCCCAACCGCCTCCAATTTTTTCTTCACAACGGTCTCGATCTTGTCCGGAGAGAGCCCCGAATGTTCCCTGAGGGGAAAAGCGACATTTTCAAAAACAGTCAGGGAGTCAAAGAGGGCGGCGCTCTGAAAGAGCATCCCGAACCGGCGGCGAAACAACGCCAGCTCCTTATCAGATAACCGGTTGAGAGAAACCCCATCAACCGTCACATCACCGGCATCCGGCCGTAACAAGCCGATAACATGCTTCAAGAGGACACTCTTCCCACAACCGCTCCGCCCCAAAATGACGGTGATTTTCTCTCGAGGGATCTCCAGATTGAGATCGTTCAGAACTTTATTCGAACCAAAACTTTTGGAAAGGTGTTTCAGTTGGATCATTGTTAAAACTCCGGGAAAAATTCTAAAATCCACGCCGTGAGAAAATAATCCATCACCAGGATAACCACCGAAGAGATCACCACCGCCTGGGTTGTTGCCCTCCCCACCCCTTGCGCCCCCCCTGAAGTGCGGTACCCCCGGTGGCAGGAGAGGAGCGTTAGAAGGAGGCCAAAAACAGAGGCCTTCATCATCCCGCCGACAATATCATCCATATCCACATAGTAATAAAGTTTGTGAAAGAAGGGGGCTTCCGGAAGACCCAGGAGGGAGACCGCCACAAAATAGGAACCGATGATGCCGATAAAGATAAAAAAGCCGTAGAGGAGCGGCACCATCACAAAACCGGCCACCACCCGGGGGACAACAAGGTAATGGACCGGGTTGACCGCCATCGATTCCAGGGCATCGACCTGTTCCGTAACCCGCATCGAACCGATCTCCGCCGCCATCGCCGAACCGGCCCGCGCCGTGACCATGAGGGCGGTAAAAACGGGGCCGATCTCACGGCTCAGGGCGAGCCCGACCGTCGAACCGATGAGGGATTCCGCATTAAACAGGCGGAAGGCATAGGCAGTCTGCAGGGCAAAAACCATCCCGGTGAAAAGACCGGTCAGGGCAATCACCGGGAAAGACTGGACCCCTAAAAACTCCATCTGTTGTCTCAGGAGGGACCAGCGGAAAGGGGAGACAAAAAGCCACCGGAAAAAAGAGAGGGCAAAACTAAAAAACCGGCCCACCTCCTGGACGGTCCTCCGAACCAACTCCCCGATTGTTTCAATCAATTGTGTCATACGATACCCGTTCCTAGTTCTCAACATAACTCCGTCTCAACCGCGGCGACAACCGGCAAAAAATCTCGTAAGAGATGGTCTCCGACCATTGGGCCAGATCATCCGCCGAAATCTCCTCACTCCCCTGCCTCCCGATCACGACCACCTCATCCCCAACCTCGGCTGAGGGGCAGTCCGTCAGATCCACCATGGAGAGATCCATGCAAACGGTCCCGACAACCGGCACCTTTTGACCTCTGACAAGGACAAAGGCCTTGTTGGAAACGATCCGTGGATAACCATCCGCATACCCCAGCGGCAAAACCCCGATCCGGCTCTCCCTCTTTGTCCGGAAGGTCCGGTTATAACTGACCGGTGTCCCGGGGGCCAGTTTTTTTAGCGAAATAATTCTTGTCTTGAGCGATAAAACCGGTTTCAAGGCGATCTTTTCCTTCAAGCGGGGGATCGGCGCCGCCCCGTACAAAACCAGCCCTAACCGGACAAGGTTGCAACCTCTACCCTCCCCTTCGATCGCCTCGATGGAATTGGCCAAATGCCTCCACTGCGGTTTGACGCCGCACTTTTCCAGGTCTGAAAGAATTTTGCTGAAATTTTCCCTTTGAAAGGCGGTAAACTCAGGGTCGCCCGCCTCTGCCAGATGGCTCAGCAACCCTTCAGACCGAAGGGAATCAATTTTCGAAAACTCCTGCCAAAAACCACCCCACTGATCCATCGGCACTCCCAGCCGGCTCATCCCGGTGTCGACTTTGAGATGAATCGCAAGGGATTGTCCCTTTTTTTTGGCCGCCGCACCCAGGAGTTTGGCGACCCGAATATTTTCCACGACAGGGGTCAGTCGATGTTCGAAAAAGGGTTCTGTACGGCCATCCAGCAAACCCAGAAGAATGACAATCGGTTTGGCAATACCCACTTCTCTCAATTCAATCCCTTCATCGACCGTCCCGACGCCAAAAAAGTCAGCCCCAGCTTCGTCCAGCACTGGCGCCAC includes:
- a CDS encoding ABC transporter ATP-binding protein gives rise to the protein MIQLKHLSKSFGSNKVLNDLNLEIPREKITVILGRSGCGKSVLLKHVIGLLRPDAGDVTVDGVSLNRLSDKELALFRRRFGMLFQSAALFDSLTVFENVAFPLREHSGLSPDKIETVVKKKLEAVGLSGIEDRRPSELSGGMRKRVGLARAIALEPKIILYDEPTTGLDPIMTSAINRLIVEMPGRLKITSVVISHDIESTFFIADKVALLHEGRIVAQGSPEEIKKSDLPVVRQFLEGKD
- the alr gene encoding alanine racemase, encoding MLRESPTFIEINLSALRHNFLELRHKIGPSLKIMAVVKSNAYGHGTTQVAPVLDEAGADFFGVGTVDEGIELREVGIAKPIVILLGLLDGRTEPFFEHRLTPVVENIRVAKLLGAAAKKKGQSLAIHLKVDTGMSRLGVPMDQWGGFWQEFSKIDSLRSEGLLSHLAEAGDPEFTAFQRENFSKILSDLEKCGVKPQWRHLANSIEAIEGEGRGCNLVRLGLVLYGAAPIPRLKEKIALKPVLSLKTRIISLKKLAPGTPVSYNRTFRTKRESRIGVLPLGYADGYPRIVSNKAFVLVRGQKVPVVGTVCMDLSMVDLTDCPSAEVGDEVVVIGRQGSEEISADDLAQWSETISYEIFCRLSPRLRRSYVEN
- a CDS encoding TolC family protein, translating into MSRLKIIIILFLVAMGLPVRGQDSDITKEPPPPARIRVEKLFNGFDKVPEDQILRLNLDECLARAAQHNEELKASDYDKEIAEEKLQEAKIIGSPIIEYEYNLAPTPQRVDDAAKSFFTGDITVFNRFKLGIGTPLSTFGKIKLGQELARSGIEAELFKKEQKKSDLLFKVKQLYNGILLARELDRLLDAALERVQKEVEKREQEEEGSDPSELLKLKLFLLELEKKVEESEKKKILAREALKVQMGLDRSVPFDIKDTRLRPVSVDLEKFDTYRDEAMTHRPEVKLLEIGLGAREKLYRLERRKWTPNLGVGAFFEIGRAPYVTGVIATDDFNNPFNFTRAGFGLQLKGQFDFHTQNSKIRQARSEVKKTEIQKELATKGITLELKEAYMDLQSAKADLERSEESGKLSRRLLFLTQSSFDIGLAESKDLVDAVQSFLTTRGQYFEAVFNYNVAVAKLDQKSGRVAGE
- a CDS encoding MCE family protein — its product is MMMRDRERQQNLKIGLFAVIGLLILAYATIQVSDRKLSSQGTYTVSLVLNSATGLTKKTPVQIAGVQVGYVAGLELVDNRKANVLLRINKEVQLTKDVTAQVRTKGFLGETYIDLMPGSPGKGYLAAGEQITAVNPYVDLSELTSKLNAIAEDIKEVTGSMKRHFVEGGNWDQIMNNFAILSDKLNNSLGYVSSISRKIDEGKGTIGRLVNDEETAENLKEATKGLSETLGGVNRLQAEIGYHLEYLGDSKSVKNYVGLGLKPRPDKAFLLELVVDPDPSPRRRVTTTDVTTGGVTTQVVSDQQVVEKNKLLISAQLAKSFYDFTLRGGIIESTGGVGADYKVGPFGLTFSAFDFRTKDQQRPHLKAYGRANLTRNFFLLSGVDDFISKQRDPDWFVGAGFQIIDEDIKSIFGAARFR
- a CDS encoding ABC transporter substrate-binding protein; protein product: MFQRTIAVILLVASFGFGGTPFAETAGKKQASEGSPTRAIQDLDTLLDSYKVDASTPEEIRQNEELKKKVIHGTFDIRELCRLALAQHWQTLSERDKEAFVDLMTRLLEKKAVFSKEQSRSKSGGSSKASYYVTYLGEKFLNSEKTKAQTESRVNIPSETIQVSLDYKLKKVDSGWKIFDVIVEGASLLDNYKFQFDKIIKKDGYPDLIRRMQSKLNDLEKK
- a CDS encoding ABC transporter permease, whose product is MTQLIETIGELVRRTVQEVGRFFSFALSFFRWLFVSPFRWSLLRQQMEFLGVQSFPVIALTGLFTGMVFALQTAYAFRLFNAESLIGSTVGLALSREIGPVFTALMVTARAGSAMAAEIGSMRVTEQVDALESMAVNPVHYLVVPRVVAGFVMVPLLYGFFIFIGIIGSYFVAVSLLGLPEAPFFHKLYYYVDMDDIVGGMMKASVFGLLLTLLSCHRGYRTSGGAQGVGRATTQAVVISSVVILVMDYFLTAWILEFFPEF